In Carettochelys insculpta isolate YL-2023 chromosome 25, ASM3395843v1, whole genome shotgun sequence, one DNA window encodes the following:
- the LOC142001598 gene encoding uncharacterized protein LOC142001598 isoform X2, with product MAVVDQAQVQGTLLDPTQGAVYRDVMENYEMLTLQVLGTSPHTSCLNSLCSKVGDQMMSEDEDGNAQRKVPEEVELQGPFLRRDEGNFSASLEQRKPWSNWYRSERNLRNTPRKKADEPIKCEGEGKDVKETPVQHSKPKEKKAYKCLECGKSFSQHSNLITHGRIHTGDKPFKCSECGKSFSRRSHLIRHGQIHTGEKPFKCSECGKSFSRRSHLIRHEEIHTGKKLFNCLECGKNFSEKSNLVIHGRIHTGEKPFKCGECGKSFKDRSVLIVHGRIHTGEQPFKCLVCGKSFRYRSAFVSHGRSHTGERPFKCLECEKSFRYRSGFISHGRIHTGEKPFKCLECGKSFSQRSVLTSHGKIHSGEKPFKCLECGKSFSERSCLINHGRVHTGEKPFKCLECRKTFSARSSLIKHERIHTEEKPFKCLVCGKSFSRRSHLIRHERIHMGERA from the exons atgGCTGTGGTAGACCAAGCTCAG GTGCAGGGGACTCTGCTGGACCCCACTCAGGGAGCCGTCTACAGAGATGTCATGGAGAACTACGAGATGCTGACCTTACAGG TCCTTGGTACTAGCCCACACACCTCCTGCCTGAATTCCCTGTGTTCTAAGGTAGGTGATCAGATGATGAGTGAAGATGAAGATGGGAATGCACAGAGGAAAGTTCCTGAGGAAGTGGAACTGCAGGGACCCTTCTTGAGAAGAGATGAAGGGAATTTTTCTGCGTCCTTGGAACAGAGAAAACCCTGGAGTAATTGGTACAGATCAGAGAGGAACCTGAGAAACACCCCAAGGAAAAAAGCAGATGAACCCATTAAATGTGAAGGAGAAGGCAAGGATGTCAAGGAAACCCCAGTCCAGCATAGCAAACCCAAGGAAAAGAAAGCTTAtaaatgcttggagtgtgggaaaagtttcagtcaaCACTCAAACCTTATTACGCATGGGCGAATCCATACAGGAGATAAACCCTTTAAATGCtcggagtgtgggaaaagtttcagtcgGCGCTCGCATCTTATTAGGCATGGgcaaatccacacaggagagaaaccctttaaatgctcggagtgtgggaaaagtttcagtcgGCGCTCGCACCTTATTAGGCATGAGGAAATCCATACAGGAAAGAAACTTTTTAActgtttggagtgtgggaaaaaCTTCAGTGAGAAATCAAACCTTGTTATCCATGGTAgaatccatacaggagagaaaccctttaaaTGCGGGGAGTGTGGAAAAAGTTTCAAGGACCGCTCAGTCCTTATTGTCCATGGAAGAATCCATACCGGAGAGCAGCCCTTTAAATGCTTGGTGTGTGGGAAAAGTTTTAGGTACCGTTCAGCCTTTGTTAGCCATGGGAGAAGCCATACAGGAGAGCGGCCCTTTAAATGCTTGGAGTGTGAAAAAAGTTTCAGGTATCGCTCAGGCTTTATTAGTCATGGAAGAATCCATACGGGAGAGAAACCCTTTAAATGCTTGgaatgtgggaaaagtttcagtcagCGTTCAGTCCTTACTAGCCATGGGAAAATCCATAGCGGAGAAAAACCCTTtaaatgcttggagtgtgggaaaagttttagTGAACGCTCATGCCTTATTAACCATGGTAGGGTCCatacaggagagaagccctttaAATGTTTGGAGTGTAGGAAAACTTTCAGCGCGCGCTCAAGCCTTATTAAACATGAGAGAATCCATACAGAAGAGAAGCCCTTTAAATGCTTggtgtgtgggaaaagtttcagtagGCGCTCACACCTTATTAGGCATGAGAGAATCCATATGGGAGAGAGAGCTTGA
- the LOC142001598 gene encoding uncharacterized protein LOC142001598 isoform X1, with the protein MAAAEPVTFEEVAVCFSEEEWALLDPGQRALYREVMQENFETVCWLGCKEVTPFSSRSSHLPREQRREMAVVDQAQVQGTLLDPTQGAVYRDVMENYEMLTLQVLGTSPHTSCLNSLCSKVGDQMMSEDEDGNAQRKVPEEVELQGPFLRRDEGNFSASLEQRKPWSNWYRSERNLRNTPRKKADEPIKCEGEGKDVKETPVQHSKPKEKKAYKCLECGKSFSQHSNLITHGRIHTGDKPFKCSECGKSFSRRSHLIRHGQIHTGEKPFKCSECGKSFSRRSHLIRHEEIHTGKKLFNCLECGKNFSEKSNLVIHGRIHTGEKPFKCGECGKSFKDRSVLIVHGRIHTGEQPFKCLVCGKSFRYRSAFVSHGRSHTGERPFKCLECEKSFRYRSGFISHGRIHTGEKPFKCLECGKSFSQRSVLTSHGKIHSGEKPFKCLECGKSFSERSCLINHGRVHTGEKPFKCLECRKTFSARSSLIKHERIHTEEKPFKCLVCGKSFSRRSHLIRHERIHMGERA; encoded by the exons atGGCAGCGGCGGAGCCAGTGACCtttgaggaggtggctgtgtgtttctcTGAGGAGGAATGGGCTCTGCTGGacccggggcagagagccctctacagggaggtgatgcaggagaatttCGAGACCGtgtgctggctgg GCTGCAAAGAAGTGACCCCGTTTTCCTCCAGATCATCCCACCTCCCtagagagcagagaagagaaatgGCTGTGGTAGACCAAGCTCAG GTGCAGGGGACTCTGCTGGACCCCACTCAGGGAGCCGTCTACAGAGATGTCATGGAGAACTACGAGATGCTGACCTTACAGG TCCTTGGTACTAGCCCACACACCTCCTGCCTGAATTCCCTGTGTTCTAAGGTAGGTGATCAGATGATGAGTGAAGATGAAGATGGGAATGCACAGAGGAAAGTTCCTGAGGAAGTGGAACTGCAGGGACCCTTCTTGAGAAGAGATGAAGGGAATTTTTCTGCGTCCTTGGAACAGAGAAAACCCTGGAGTAATTGGTACAGATCAGAGAGGAACCTGAGAAACACCCCAAGGAAAAAAGCAGATGAACCCATTAAATGTGAAGGAGAAGGCAAGGATGTCAAGGAAACCCCAGTCCAGCATAGCAAACCCAAGGAAAAGAAAGCTTAtaaatgcttggagtgtgggaaaagtttcagtcaaCACTCAAACCTTATTACGCATGGGCGAATCCATACAGGAGATAAACCCTTTAAATGCtcggagtgtgggaaaagtttcagtcgGCGCTCGCATCTTATTAGGCATGGgcaaatccacacaggagagaaaccctttaaatgctcggagtgtgggaaaagtttcagtcgGCGCTCGCACCTTATTAGGCATGAGGAAATCCATACAGGAAAGAAACTTTTTAActgtttggagtgtgggaaaaaCTTCAGTGAGAAATCAAACCTTGTTATCCATGGTAgaatccatacaggagagaaaccctttaaaTGCGGGGAGTGTGGAAAAAGTTTCAAGGACCGCTCAGTCCTTATTGTCCATGGAAGAATCCATACCGGAGAGCAGCCCTTTAAATGCTTGGTGTGTGGGAAAAGTTTTAGGTACCGTTCAGCCTTTGTTAGCCATGGGAGAAGCCATACAGGAGAGCGGCCCTTTAAATGCTTGGAGTGTGAAAAAAGTTTCAGGTATCGCTCAGGCTTTATTAGTCATGGAAGAATCCATACGGGAGAGAAACCCTTTAAATGCTTGgaatgtgggaaaagtttcagtcagCGTTCAGTCCTTACTAGCCATGGGAAAATCCATAGCGGAGAAAAACCCTTtaaatgcttggagtgtgggaaaagttttagTGAACGCTCATGCCTTATTAACCATGGTAGGGTCCatacaggagagaagccctttaAATGTTTGGAGTGTAGGAAAACTTTCAGCGCGCGCTCAAGCCTTATTAAACATGAGAGAATCCATACAGAAGAGAAGCCCTTTAAATGCTTggtgtgtgggaaaagtttcagtagGCGCTCACACCTTATTAGGCATGAGAGAATCCATATGGGAGAGAGAGCTTGA